One Bacillota bacterium LX-D genomic region harbors:
- the spoIIIAE gene encoding stage III sporulation protein AE gives MRLKLLRIITTGLLLYFVLISNAFASQDISSLPSKEMENLDLSQIESYINQVDRDVGKYLPDLDLSRMFEDLKQGKLKIDLQSFFPGLLNYFWSEILVNINLLGILIVLAVLYAVLENIHYAFAENSLSKITFWVCGLALLTIALGSFTFTIGIARETVDKMVSFFNSLLPLLITLIVSVGHFSSAALLNPVTLASTAFFSNIINQIVIPLIYISSVLFILDHINDRFKVTYLAKLCKDVSMWIIGLSLTIYIGILGIQGIAGGVTDGIALKTAKFATGNFIPVVGGFLSDALETVVGTSLLIKSGVSMIGMLLIILICIFPMLKILSVVIIYRVAAALVQPFGAKPIAEALQTIGNCLLLVFGAVASIALMLFMALSIMVKVGRPF, from the coding sequence TTGAGGTTAAAACTATTACGAATCATTACAACTGGACTGCTGCTATACTTTGTTTTAATTAGTAACGCTTTTGCTAGTCAAGATATTTCCAGTTTGCCTAGCAAGGAAATGGAAAATTTAGATTTATCCCAAATTGAATCTTATATTAATCAAGTAGATAGGGATGTTGGTAAATATCTTCCTGATTTGGATCTATCCAGGATGTTTGAGGATTTAAAACAAGGAAAATTAAAAATTGATTTACAATCCTTTTTTCCTGGATTACTAAATTACTTTTGGTCAGAAATATTGGTTAACATTAATTTGCTAGGCATTTTAATTGTGTTAGCAGTATTATATGCTGTGCTAGAAAATATTCATTATGCGTTTGCAGAAAACAGTCTAAGTAAAATTACCTTTTGGGTATGTGGGCTGGCCTTACTTACCATAGCTTTGGGGAGCTTTACATTTACTATAGGAATCGCTAGGGAAACAGTTGATAAAATGGTAAGCTTCTTTAATTCATTGCTACCCCTATTAATTACATTAATTGTTTCAGTAGGTCATTTTTCATCTGCAGCCCTTTTAAACCCTGTAACTTTAGCTTCAACTGCATTTTTTAGCAACATTATAAACCAAATAGTTATTCCTTTAATCTACATTAGTTCTGTGCTCTTTATTTTAGACCATATAAATGATCGTTTTAAGGTAACTTATCTAGCAAAATTGTGTAAGGATGTATCTATGTGGATTATAGGTCTATCCTTAACTATTTATATTGGTATTTTAGGTATACAGGGTATAGCAGGCGGTGTAACTGATGGAATAGCATTAAAAACTGCTAAATTTGCTACTGGAAATTTTATACCTGTAGTCGGAGGCTTTTTATCCGATGCTTTAGAGACTGTAGTTGGTACATCGCTACTTATAAAAAGTGGTGTTTCAATGATAGGAATGCTTCTTATTATTTTAATTTGTATTTTCCCAATGTTAAAAATTTTATCAGTAGTCATAATTTATCGAGTAGCTGCGGCTTTGGTACAGCCCTTTGGAGCCAAGCCTATTGCTGAAGCCTTACAGACGATAGGTAATTGTTTGTTACTAGTTTTTGGTGCAGTTGCTTCCATTGCTCTTATGCTGTTTATGGCCCTGAGTATAATGGTCAAGGTAGGAAGACCCTTTTAA
- a CDS encoding stage III sporulation protein AF, giving the protein MELIKEIARNIILIVFFAGVLEIFLPVRTSVGKYLQLVMGLFVIITIISPIVKYFDQNTFLETLTDAVQQTKSNDIIFQQGVELKKQNESLAVQSAVEKIQKQATALAQLVPGVDKAEAKVDIYQDGQTLQLKSIKVFASVEELETSQQSSEVETVSVDLKTNEKKDAHVSSQKTKQLLVETIAGFYSLRPEQVQIVIK; this is encoded by the coding sequence ATGGAATTGATTAAAGAGATTGCGAGGAACATTATTCTTATAGTTTTTTTTGCAGGGGTTTTAGAAATATTTTTACCGGTAAGAACATCTGTTGGAAAATACTTGCAACTTGTTATGGGTTTGTTCGTAATAATTACTATTATATCTCCTATAGTTAAATATTTTGATCAAAATACATTTTTAGAAACATTAACTGATGCGGTACAACAAACAAAATCAAATGATATTATTTTTCAACAAGGAGTTGAGCTGAAAAAACAAAATGAATCACTAGCTGTGCAATCTGCAGTTGAAAAAATTCAAAAACAAGCAACTGCATTAGCACAACTTGTGCCAGGAGTAGATAAAGCTGAAGCAAAAGTAGATATATATCAAGATGGACAGACACTACAACTAAAATCAATTAAAGTATTTGCATCTGTAGAAGAATTAGAAACTTCTCAACAGTCCAGTGAAGTTGAAACAGTTTCTGTTGATCTTAAAACAAATGAAAAAAAAGATGCACATGTTTCCAGCCAAAAAACAAAACAACTGCTAGTTGAAACAATTGCTGGGTTTTATTCTTTGCGTCCGGAACAAGTTCAAATAGTTATTAAATAA
- the accB gene encoding acetyl-CoA carboxylase biotin carboxyl carrier protein, whose product MHSVKITDTTLRDAHQSLWATRMHTEDMIPIAEKLDDIGYHSLEVWGGATFDVCMRYLGEDPWERLRTLKKRIKKTPLQMLLRGQSVVGYQHYPDDVVEAFIGRAVYNGIDIIRIFDALNDLRNMEVPIKIAKREGAHVQGSVVYTISPVHTMEHYLETAKELENMGVDSVCIKDMAGLLAPFKAYELVKLFKENLHVPIQLHSHYIGGLAVGAYLKAAEAGVDVIDTASVPLAFGASQPPVETLVRALAETPYDSGLDIPKLFEIARYFEDLRKNLGYERGVTRITDMWVFQHQVPGGMISNLVSQLKEQKAAHRIEEVLDEIPKVREELGFPPLVTPTSQIVGTQAVLNVLVGERYKLVPGEVKAYVRGLYGKPPGQINPEVRKKIIGDDNPIECRPADLLEPKMEKAKEEISSLTTDIDDIISYALFPQVAQKFFEDRKKGIVVRESHMEEKKAADKVRQEDIKDINAKKGVKKMDIKEIKELINILNATDITELNLESEGMKLKIRRGKDTAPSEQVVSEVKAEKPSKESKEHLEENTYNSAKAVAVKAPMVGTFYCAPTPDADPFVEIGSQVKKGQTLCIIEAMKLMNEIEAEVNGKIVKILVDNGEPVEYGQELFIIEEE is encoded by the coding sequence ATGCACTCCGTTAAAATTACAGACACAACATTAAGGGATGCTCATCAAAGCCTTTGGGCTACAAGGATGCATACTGAAGATATGATTCCAATTGCTGAAAAATTAGATGATATTGGTTATCATTCACTTGAAGTATGGGGTGGTGCCACTTTTGATGTTTGTATGCGATATCTTGGTGAAGACCCTTGGGAAAGGCTAAGAACTTTAAAGAAGAGAATTAAGAAGACTCCTTTACAAATGCTGCTTAGGGGTCAATCTGTTGTAGGCTATCAACATTATCCAGATGATGTAGTGGAGGCCTTTATTGGGAGAGCAGTTTATAACGGTATCGACATTATTCGAATATTTGATGCTTTAAATGATTTACGTAATATGGAAGTTCCAATTAAAATAGCAAAAAGAGAAGGAGCTCACGTGCAAGGTTCTGTTGTTTATACTATTAGTCCAGTCCATACAATGGAACATTACCTTGAAACAGCCAAAGAATTAGAAAATATGGGTGTTGATTCCGTTTGCATCAAAGATATGGCTGGCCTTTTAGCTCCTTTTAAAGCTTATGAACTTGTTAAGCTTTTCAAAGAAAATCTACACGTTCCTATACAATTACATAGTCATTACATCGGTGGTTTAGCTGTTGGTGCCTATTTAAAAGCAGCTGAAGCTGGTGTAGACGTTATAGATACTGCTAGTGTTCCTTTGGCATTTGGTGCTTCCCAGCCGCCAGTGGAAACACTGGTAAGGGCTTTAGCTGAAACACCGTATGATTCTGGCCTAGATATCCCAAAATTGTTTGAAATAGCAAGATATTTTGAGGATTTAAGGAAAAATTTAGGTTACGAACGTGGTGTAACTAGAATTACAGATATGTGGGTTTTCCAACATCAGGTACCTGGGGGTATGATCTCAAATTTAGTTAGTCAATTAAAAGAGCAAAAAGCAGCTCATAGGATTGAAGAGGTCTTAGATGAGATACCAAAGGTAAGGGAAGAACTAGGATTTCCTCCACTTGTAACCCCCACCAGCCAAATTGTAGGTACTCAGGCAGTGCTAAATGTATTAGTTGGTGAACGATATAAGCTAGTTCCTGGTGAGGTAAAGGCCTATGTACGTGGCCTCTATGGTAAGCCTCCTGGGCAGATTAATCCAGAAGTACGTAAAAAAATAATCGGCGATGATAATCCTATAGAATGTCGTCCGGCAGATTTACTAGAACCTAAAATGGAAAAAGCGAAGGAAGAAATATCTTCTTTAACTACAGATATTGACGATATTATTTCATATGCATTATTTCCACAAGTTGCGCAGAAGTTTTTTGAAGATAGGAAAAAGGGCATTGTTGTCAGAGAATCCCATATGGAAGAAAAGAAAGCAGCTGACAAAGTAAGGCAGGAAGATATTAAAGATATCAATGCCAAGAAAGGGGTTAAAAAAATGGATATAAAAGAAATTAAAGAATTAATTAATATATTAAACGCAACTGATATAACGGAGCTGAATTTAGAATCTGAAGGCATGAAATTAAAGATTAGAAGAGGCAAAGATACAGCACCTTCAGAACAAGTAGTATCAGAGGTTAAGGCTGAAAAGCCTTCTAAAGAAAGCAAAGAACATTTAGAAGAAAATACATACAATAGTGCAAAAGCAGTTGCTGTGAAAGCACCTATGGTTGGTACTTTTTACTGTGCCCCTACACCAGATGCAGACCCCTTTGTTGAAATTGGATCCCAGGTTAAAAAAGGTCAAACTTTATGTATAATTGAAGCTATGAAACTTATGAATGAAATTGAAGCCGAAGTAAATGGCAAGATTGTGAAAATATTAGTAGACAACGGCGAGCCAGTAGAATATGGTCAGGAATTGTTTATTATTGAAGAGGAGTAA
- the accC gene encoding acetyl-CoA carboxylase biotin carboxylase subunit, protein MFKKVLIANRGEIALRIIRACQEMGIKTVAIYSEADKDSTHVKFADEAVCIGPAQSNRSYLNIPNVISAAKVTQADAIHPGYGFLAENVNFAEMCSSSNIVFIGPPPSAMEAMGDKANARETMIKAGVPVVPGSNGIINNEQDAIKIAKEIGYPVMVKASAGGGGKGMRVAYDDESLQQALLMAQREAEAAFGNSEVYIEKCIEEPRHIEIQILADKYGEVVYLGERDCSMQRRHQKILEEAPSMAVSPELRLKMGEVAVRAAKAVNYDSVGTVEFLLDKHNNFYFMEMNTRIQVEHPVTEMITNIDLVKEQIRVAAGEKLGYTQDNIKINGWAIECRINAEDPNHDFRPSPGTISTYQAPGGFGVRVDSAVYQGYQIPPYYDSMIGKLIVWAPDRQQAINKMRRALREFQIEGVNTTIPFHLMVLSNEDFLKGEVTTNFIQTKLSLA, encoded by the coding sequence ATGTTTAAAAAAGTCTTAATTGCTAACAGAGGAGAAATTGCTTTAAGGATCATCAGGGCTTGCCAAGAAATGGGAATAAAGACTGTAGCTATCTATTCTGAAGCTGATAAAGATAGTACTCATGTTAAATTTGCTGATGAGGCTGTTTGTATTGGTCCTGCCCAATCGAACCGTAGTTATCTAAATATACCAAACGTAATTAGTGCTGCTAAAGTGACACAGGCAGATGCCATTCATCCGGGTTATGGGTTTCTTGCGGAAAATGTTAATTTTGCGGAAATGTGTTCCAGCTCTAATATAGTTTTTATTGGCCCTCCACCTTCAGCCATGGAAGCAATGGGAGATAAAGCCAATGCTAGAGAAACCATGATTAAGGCAGGAGTACCTGTAGTTCCAGGTTCAAATGGAATTATTAACAATGAACAAGATGCCATTAAAATAGCTAAAGAAATTGGTTACCCTGTAATGGTTAAGGCTTCAGCAGGGGGCGGCGGAAAAGGAATGCGCGTAGCATATGATGATGAAAGTCTTCAGCAAGCTCTCTTAATGGCGCAAAGGGAGGCAGAAGCTGCTTTTGGCAACTCTGAAGTTTACATTGAAAAATGCATTGAAGAACCACGACATATTGAAATTCAAATTTTGGCCGATAAGTATGGCGAAGTAGTGTATTTAGGAGAAAGAGACTGCTCCATGCAACGTCGTCATCAAAAAATTTTAGAAGAAGCACCATCCATGGCTGTTTCTCCCGAACTACGTTTAAAAATGGGCGAAGTAGCAGTGCGTGCCGCTAAAGCTGTTAATTATGATAGTGTGGGAACTGTTGAATTTTTACTGGATAAGCATAATAATTTCTATTTTATGGAAATGAATACTAGGATTCAAGTAGAACATCCTGTAACTGAAATGATTACTAATATCGATTTAGTAAAAGAGCAGATTAGAGTTGCTGCCGGCGAAAAACTGGGGTATACACAGGATAATATAAAGATCAATGGTTGGGCAATTGAATGTAGGATTAACGCCGAAGATCCAAACCATGATTTCAGGCCATCGCCTGGTACTATTAGCACTTACCAGGCACCGGGTGGCTTTGGAGTTAGGGTAGATAGTGCTGTTTATCAAGGATATCAAATCCCCCCTTACTATGATTCCATGATCGGTAAGTTAATTGTTTGGGCCCCAGACCGCCAACAGGCTATTAATAAAATGCGCAGGGCCTTAAGGGAATTTCAAATTGAAGGCGTGAATACTACTATACCTTTTCATTTGATGGTTTTAAGCAACGAAGATTTCTTAAAAGGTGAAGTAACTACGAATTTTATTCAAACAAAGTTATCTTTGGCCTAA
- a CDS encoding SpoIIIAH-like family protein, with the protein MTIFTNKKLLSSFLLILLAMVVLIGYHGSKNKSVNTINGQNSIVNEEKNSVNTKTKLNSESDTSIKKSNEDFFVEYRLERDKNRSRQIELLMHTIVNNPNSGQKERAEAQKKILDLTSMSEQEIKLENLLKAKGYNEAALFIQSKSVIVIVQGANFTDSDALKISDLVNRTIGYPFEQITIIPKV; encoded by the coding sequence TTGACTATATTTACTAATAAAAAATTACTGAGTTCTTTTTTGCTGATCTTATTAGCAATGGTTGTACTTATTGGTTATCACGGAAGCAAAAATAAAAGTGTTAATACAATTAATGGGCAAAACAGTATAGTTAATGAAGAAAAAAATTCAGTTAATACAAAAACTAAATTAAATAGTGAAAGTGACACTTCTATTAAAAAGTCAAACGAAGATTTTTTTGTGGAGTATAGACTAGAGAGAGATAAAAATCGTAGTCGCCAAATTGAATTACTTATGCATACTATCGTTAACAACCCTAATTCTGGGCAAAAGGAAAGAGCGGAAGCACAGAAGAAAATATTAGATTTAACGAGTATGTCGGAACAAGAAATAAAGTTAGAAAATTTGTTGAAGGCTAAAGGTTATAATGAAGCGGCCCTATTTATTCAATCAAAATCGGTTATTGTAATTGTTCAAGGTGCTAATTTTACCGATAGTGACGCATTAAAAATTAGTGATTTAGTAAACCGTACAATAGGCTATCCGTTTGAACAGATTACCATTATCCCTAAAGTTTAA